From the Bacteroidia bacterium genome, one window contains:
- a CDS encoding DUF2520 domain-containing protein, with amino-acid sequence MITRSFGLVGAGRVGLAMTRHAIMQGFDFLWGVDPRLEELSGLDNEIVRRLHARVADIPDVPVDACVIAVGDEQIGIVTKELVTQGTLRTGTLVFHTSGVRTSAELLPLEDAGMLTGSIHPIQSFIASAGETPLRGIGCGIEGTDAFYARAVALARDFGWSALRIATDQKALYHAACVFAGNFPTVLAALSEELLRKSAVESPDRTLPFLLPMMEEVLSRLQHTAPRASLTGPASRGQSTVLLQHFEQLLGFDSLSAEVYRSLSLAAAKLAGVSPASLSHLRAALVESEGRKDM; translated from the coding sequence GTGATCACCCGAAGCTTCGGTCTCGTTGGCGCGGGTCGTGTGGGTCTCGCAATGACGCGGCATGCGATCATGCAGGGGTTTGATTTTCTTTGGGGAGTGGATCCGCGTCTGGAGGAGCTCTCGGGATTAGATAACGAAATTGTACGGCGCTTGCACGCGCGCGTCGCTGATATCCCGGATGTACCCGTTGATGCCTGCGTTATTGCCGTCGGAGACGAGCAGATCGGTATCGTTACGAAGGAGCTGGTGACGCAAGGCACACTCCGCACCGGAACGCTCGTATTCCATACCTCCGGTGTTCGAACATCGGCGGAATTGCTTCCCCTGGAAGACGCCGGAATGCTCACCGGTTCGATACATCCGATACAGTCCTTCATCGCGTCCGCAGGAGAGACCCCGCTCCGCGGAATCGGCTGTGGTATCGAGGGTACGGACGCTTTTTATGCGCGTGCGGTCGCTCTGGCCAGGGATTTCGGCTGGTCCGCATTGCGCATCGCCACGGATCAGAAGGCACTGTATCATGCGGCCTGCGTCTTTGCCGGCAATTTCCCCACCGTCCTCGCCGCGCTGTCGGAGGAGCTACTCCGGAAGTCTGCGGTGGAATCTCCGGACAGAACCCTGCCGTTCCTGTTACCAATGATGGAAGAAGTGCTTTCGCGTTTGCAGCACACCGCTCCGCGGGCCTCCCTTACTGGTCCCGCTTCGCGCGGTCAATCGACCGTGCTTTTGCAGCATTTCGAACAACTCCTCGGGTTCGACTCTCTGAGCGCGGAAGTGTATCGCTCGCTGAGTCTGGCCGCGGCAAAGCTCGCCGGAGTGTCGCCCGCATCGCTGTCACATCTCCGTGCTGCTCTCGTGGAGAGCGAAGGCCGCAAGGACATGTAA
- a CDS encoding DUF1446 domain-containing protein: MKQHIRIASGQGFWGDLIDAPYHQVTRGPIDYLMMDFLAEVTMSIMQKQKLRDPSLGYARDLPGQIGRMLPHIMEKNVRVITNGGGVNPLACRDAIFREADKAGIRGLRIGVVLGDNILDDIDALLAQGIELRNMETDAPLRDIRDRIVSANVYFGAWPIVEALRQGAQIIITGRTTDTGLTLAPMIHEFGWTENDWDLLAAGTVAGHILECGGQSSGGNFLGDWKSVPDLAHIGFPIAEAHPDGTVVITKHENTGGLVSEATVKEQLLYEIGDPTEYITPDCIADFTSIRLRQEGENRVRVFDVKGRPYTPFYKVSASYHDGYSATGTLTYAWPDALEKAQAADAILRTRLADLGLEFEEILSEFVGHSSCLGPLATMPAEINEVLLRIGVRGKNKEHIARFGQELAPLILTGPPSVTGFAGGRPKPSDVIAYWPALIPKAAVTPNVIVEER; encoded by the coding sequence TTGAAACAGCATATCCGAATCGCAAGCGGACAGGGCTTCTGGGGCGATCTCATCGATGCTCCGTATCATCAGGTGACGCGGGGACCGATCGACTATCTCATGATGGATTTCCTCGCGGAAGTGACCATGTCCATCATGCAGAAACAGAAGCTGCGTGATCCCTCCCTCGGGTACGCACGCGATTTGCCTGGACAAATCGGTCGTATGCTCCCGCATATCATGGAAAAGAACGTCCGGGTGATTACCAATGGTGGGGGAGTGAATCCTCTTGCATGTCGCGACGCAATATTCCGTGAAGCGGACAAAGCGGGTATCCGCGGCCTGCGCATTGGCGTGGTCCTCGGTGACAACATCCTCGACGACATTGACGCGCTGCTCGCACAGGGTATCGAACTGCGCAACATGGAAACCGACGCGCCTCTGCGGGACATCCGCGATCGCATTGTCTCCGCCAATGTGTACTTCGGTGCCTGGCCCATCGTCGAGGCGCTGCGTCAGGGCGCCCAAATCATCATCACGGGCAGGACCACCGACACTGGCCTTACTCTTGCGCCGATGATTCACGAATTCGGATGGACGGAAAACGACTGGGACCTCCTTGCCGCGGGTACAGTCGCCGGTCACATCCTCGAATGCGGCGGACAGAGCAGTGGCGGGAATTTTCTCGGTGACTGGAAATCCGTTCCGGATCTCGCGCATATCGGTTTTCCCATCGCGGAAGCGCATCCCGACGGCACGGTCGTCATCACCAAGCACGAGAACACCGGCGGACTTGTGTCGGAAGCAACGGTAAAGGAGCAACTGCTCTACGAAATCGGCGATCCGACCGAGTACATCACCCCGGACTGTATTGCCGATTTCACCTCCATACGTCTCAGGCAAGAAGGGGAGAATCGGGTGCGGGTCTTCGACGTCAAAGGCAGGCCGTACACGCCGTTCTATAAAGTATCGGCCTCCTATCACGACGGCTACTCCGCCACGGGAACGCTAACCTACGCCTGGCCGGATGCTCTGGAAAAGGCCCAGGCCGCGGATGCTATTTTACGTACGCGTCTGGCGGATCTCGGGCTTGAATTCGAAGAAATTTTGAGCGAATTCGTCGGCCACTCTTCCTGCCTTGGTCCGCTGGCCACCATGCCCGCCGAGATCAACGAGGTGCTGCTGCGCATCGGTGTGAGAGGCAAGAACAAAGAGCATATCGCCCGCTTCGGGCAGGAACTCGCGCCGCTTATTCTTACCGGACCGCCATCGGTGACAGGATTCGCCGGCGGACGACCCAAGCCCAGCGACGTTATCGCATACTGGCCGGCGCTCATTCCGAAAGCCGCTGTCACTCCAAACGTTATCGTGGAGGAGCGCTGA
- the amrB gene encoding AmmeMemoRadiSam system protein B, with protein sequence MKAMHIRQPAVSGLFYPADPTLLSLHIDSLLDEHSQAHAGALPLGVIAPHAGYAWSGSVAAAAYARLRGHNFRTAVIVSPSHREYFNGISVFEGDAYRTPLGLINVDVELREKLLASRGVIHESSLGHRDEHAIEVHLPFLQRVNPDAKILPIVMGDQRAEHCSLLADALAASVNPANTIIIASSDLSHFHDQLTAVGLDNVAAKDIREGLPMKLLDDLATHRCEACGGGPIAVVLSACAQLGADNVSVLKQCTSGDVSGDTQRVVGYLSAIVSAAMPGKRP encoded by the coding sequence ATGAAAGCAATGCACATTCGGCAACCCGCCGTGAGCGGCTTGTTCTATCCGGCGGATCCGACGCTGCTCAGCCTGCACATCGACAGTCTGCTCGATGAGCACTCCCAAGCGCATGCGGGTGCTCTGCCTCTCGGTGTGATCGCACCGCATGCCGGGTACGCCTGGTCAGGATCAGTGGCCGCAGCAGCGTATGCCCGATTGCGCGGACACAACTTCCGCACTGCGGTTATCGTGTCCCCGAGCCATCGTGAGTATTTCAATGGTATTTCGGTGTTCGAGGGCGATGCCTACCGTACGCCGCTCGGCCTGATCAATGTGGATGTGGAGTTGCGGGAGAAGCTGCTCGCATCGCGCGGGGTCATTCACGAATCCAGCCTGGGCCACAGAGACGAGCATGCCATCGAAGTACATCTGCCCTTTCTCCAGCGTGTCAATCCCGACGCCAAAATCCTCCCGATAGTGATGGGAGATCAGCGCGCGGAGCATTGTTCTCTGCTGGCGGATGCGCTTGCCGCGTCGGTGAATCCGGCGAATACCATCATCATCGCCTCAAGCGATCTGTCGCATTTTCACGACCAGCTCACCGCCGTGGGCCTCGACAACGTAGCGGCGAAGGACATACGGGAGGGTCTGCCCATGAAACTGCTGGACGACCTGGCCACACACCGCTGCGAGGCTTGCGGCGGCGGACCCATTGCCGTCGTCCTTTCCGCTTGCGCGCAGCTCGGTGCCGACAATGTGTCGGTGCTCAAGCAGTGCACCTCCGGCGATGTGTCGGGCGATACGCAACGCGTCGTGGGGTATCTCAGCGCCATTGTCAGCGCGGCCATGCCGGGGAAACGTCCGTGA
- a CDS encoding T9SS type A sorting domain-containing protein, whose amino-acid sequence MNFRSSISILAATAVLTVLVLDQIPTDERQLISSWRAQHKALKAERRADARAGRAGDNPNLDHYILPRTWNADRSISRGLQEAIALQSVQIGLRKSAFGMNWTFVGPSTIGGRVRVVKYHPTNPDIMYAGSASGGLFKSTNGGGSWRAMSDHLPTLAIGHMAFDPVNPDIIYIGTGEGSMNWDKVYGDGLYRSTDGGETWTNLMPGLVRDNDLAINHVEVHPDNPNLIFAAASFGGGTGALFRSTDAGASWQAVLNGPARDVLIDPHKRNRVIVGFGNYNGRSSNGLYYSDSLGTRFTFNKIVTNLPNPDSIGRVVLDASVSQPGLIMCAMSRAPKFAPTENEDFLGVFRSTDHGITWEKLASSTQANMRQVLRSQGDYNLHIRIHPTNPNVVFLGGIEWWRSTNSGDSFSRITNRDGATNSSWVDMHYISFHPQNPKIMAMSSDGGVFRTNDCLAASVICEELNSGLACMQFYAMDFDRRNTRRIAGGTQDRRNNLGNSNSPGGWRRLSWGGDGGYVAFDYTDSTIFYVTSQYGNLGRTTNGGNSFEGAISGLTRTDASGNYMFSFVTPFIMHPTEPKTLFLGGNKLYRTVNGMQSWTAISDDLTNATSSLAQIQDLAFCKSDPNVLYMVTGFSARAWKTTNAMAQAGSVTYTRIDAGLPPLYLGEVAVHPTNPDIAYVGTAAFSATTGVYKTTDGGNTWRHMKGGSEATSLPAIPVGGIAIYEKRPDVVFVGTDVGVYISEDGGENWTPYGTGLPNVVIDDLKITQDDILYAATHGRGMWMTSVVVNTPEVPKPLVMQLGQNYPNPFNPSSVIPFSLSHAGHARINLYDTDGRLVRTLLDEPREAGEHRIAINVNDLRSGVYIYELVSGRQKQTRKLMLLR is encoded by the coding sequence ATGAACTTTCGTAGCTCCATCTCCATACTCGCAGCTACCGCTGTACTTACCGTGCTCGTGCTCGATCAGATTCCCACCGATGAGCGACAGCTGATCTCGTCCTGGCGTGCGCAGCACAAGGCGCTCAAGGCCGAACGACGCGCGGATGCACGCGCAGGAAGGGCGGGCGACAACCCGAATCTGGATCACTACATCCTGCCACGGACCTGGAATGCCGATCGCAGTATCTCGCGCGGTTTGCAGGAAGCGATTGCACTGCAATCCGTACAAATCGGACTGCGCAAGTCGGCATTCGGCATGAACTGGACGTTCGTGGGGCCTTCAACCATCGGCGGACGTGTACGTGTCGTGAAATATCATCCGACCAATCCGGATATCATGTACGCGGGTTCGGCGTCCGGCGGTCTGTTCAAATCCACCAACGGCGGCGGCTCCTGGCGTGCGATGAGCGATCACCTCCCGACACTGGCCATCGGCCACATGGCGTTCGATCCGGTCAATCCCGATATCATCTATATCGGGACGGGCGAGGGTTCGATGAATTGGGATAAGGTGTATGGTGACGGACTGTATCGCTCCACTGACGGGGGAGAGACCTGGACAAACCTCATGCCCGGCCTCGTCCGTGACAATGATCTTGCGATCAACCATGTGGAAGTGCATCCGGATAATCCGAATCTCATTTTTGCAGCTGCATCCTTTGGCGGCGGCACGGGTGCGCTGTTTCGCAGCACCGATGCCGGCGCATCCTGGCAGGCGGTATTGAATGGTCCGGCGCGCGATGTGCTTATCGACCCGCATAAGCGCAATCGCGTCATCGTGGGTTTCGGTAATTACAATGGACGAAGCAGCAACGGACTGTATTACTCGGACTCGCTCGGCACGCGATTCACCTTCAACAAAATCGTGACCAACCTGCCCAATCCCGATTCCATTGGGCGCGTCGTGCTCGATGCGAGTGTGTCGCAACCGGGACTGATCATGTGCGCCATGTCGCGAGCTCCGAAATTCGCGCCGACCGAAAATGAGGATTTCCTCGGGGTGTTCCGCTCCACCGATCACGGCATCACGTGGGAAAAACTCGCATCGTCCACGCAGGCGAACATGCGGCAGGTGCTGCGCTCGCAGGGCGATTACAATCTGCACATCCGTATTCATCCGACGAATCCGAACGTCGTCTTTCTTGGAGGAATCGAATGGTGGCGCAGTACGAATTCCGGTGATTCCTTCTCGCGCATAACCAACCGCGACGGCGCCACCAACAGCTCATGGGTGGACATGCATTACATTTCCTTCCATCCGCAAAATCCGAAAATCATGGCCATGTCCAGCGACGGCGGTGTGTTCCGCACGAACGACTGTCTGGCCGCGAGTGTCATCTGCGAGGAGTTGAACTCCGGTCTTGCATGCATGCAGTTTTACGCAATGGATTTCGACAGACGCAATACGAGACGTATCGCCGGGGGAACGCAGGATCGCCGGAATAATCTCGGTAATTCCAACAGCCCCGGCGGATGGCGGCGGCTGAGCTGGGGGGGAGACGGGGGCTATGTGGCCTTCGACTATACCGACTCGACAATATTTTACGTCACTTCGCAGTATGGCAATCTGGGGCGCACCACGAACGGAGGGAACTCGTTCGAGGGCGCGATCTCGGGTCTGACGCGTACGGATGCGAGCGGCAATTATATGTTCAGTTTCGTCACGCCCTTCATCATGCATCCCACAGAACCGAAAACCTTGTTCCTGGGGGGAAACAAACTGTATCGCACTGTCAATGGTATGCAGAGCTGGACGGCGATTTCCGATGACCTGACAAACGCGACGAGTTCGCTCGCACAGATTCAGGACCTTGCCTTCTGCAAATCCGATCCGAACGTCCTGTACATGGTGACGGGTTTTTCGGCGCGTGCCTGGAAAACAACCAACGCCATGGCGCAGGCCGGGAGTGTGACGTACACGCGCATCGATGCCGGGCTGCCGCCGCTGTATCTGGGTGAGGTGGCGGTACATCCGACGAATCCGGATATTGCCTATGTCGGCACCGCGGCATTTTCCGCCACCACCGGGGTGTACAAGACCACGGATGGAGGGAACACGTGGAGACATATGAAAGGTGGTAGCGAGGCGACCAGCCTGCCTGCCATCCCAGTCGGTGGCATTGCGATTTATGAAAAACGACCGGACGTTGTGTTCGTTGGCACCGACGTGGGCGTGTATATCAGTGAGGATGGGGGAGAGAACTGGACTCCCTACGGTACGGGGCTCCCCAATGTGGTGATAGACGATCTGAAAATCACGCAGGACGACATTCTCTATGCCGCGACGCACGGTCGTGGTATGTGGATGACCAGTGTTGTTGTCAATACACCGGAAGTTCCGAAACCTTTGGTCATGCAGCTCGGACAGAATTATCCCAATCCCTTCAATCCGAGTTCGGTGATACCATTTTCGCTCTCGCATGCCGGTCATGCACGTATCAACCTCTACGACACCGACGGGCGGCTCGTCCGCACACTGCTCGACGAACCCCGCGAAGCAGGGGAACACCGCATCGCCATCAACGTCAACGATCTCCGCAGCGGCGTGTATATCTACGAACTGGTCTCCGGACGGCAGAAACAAACCCGAAAACTCATGCTGCTGCGGTAG
- a CDS encoding MFS transporter, which translates to MTDTHDKPRLKDFPKTYWVVILFEFFERGSYYGMMSILSVYMTDILGFSKEGVGVIKSTIQPLLYFLPIFTGAIGDRMGYRKTLMVAFTLLGGGYFLTSQMTTYSAVFFGLVIMGFGAGTFKPVISGSIAKMTDERTSTLGFGIFYWTINLGAFLFPLIIVPMLKAISWHYVIIASAIGTGAMLIPTIFLYKEPIEPRKEKESFGTVIREILGKLWMVVTDWRFILFIFIYSWFWILYFQMFDSVLWYVKAFVDASPLNGFIQGTFGINWSFDVEHVTVINAGTIILLQLFISRIVSKTKALPTMITGISLGTLGMAILAINTNIWVFMAGIIIFSIGEMTAHPKFISYLGLIAPPDKKATYMGFGFLYGAFGSLIGGVLGAKLYVLFIDNPMINFVRSVAVERGFGDFPVKATIDQALEIGAQLGLTKTDISAHAYTSELWLVFSCIGVVCIVGLLLYQKFIGARTAST; encoded by the coding sequence ATGACAGACACACACGACAAGCCGCGACTCAAGGATTTTCCGAAAACCTACTGGGTCGTCATTCTGTTCGAGTTTTTCGAACGCGGTTCCTATTACGGGATGATGAGCATACTCTCGGTGTACATGACGGACATCCTTGGATTTTCCAAGGAAGGTGTCGGAGTCATCAAGAGTACGATTCAGCCGCTGCTGTATTTCCTTCCCATTTTCACCGGGGCGATCGGCGACCGCATGGGCTATCGCAAGACGCTTATGGTGGCCTTTACATTGCTGGGAGGCGGCTACTTCCTTACAAGCCAGATGACCACATACAGCGCCGTGTTTTTCGGTCTGGTCATCATGGGTTTCGGCGCCGGGACGTTCAAGCCGGTGATTTCCGGTTCGATCGCAAAAATGACGGACGAGCGTACAAGCACGCTCGGTTTCGGTATTTTTTACTGGACGATCAATCTCGGGGCCTTCCTTTTCCCGCTCATCATCGTCCCGATGCTGAAGGCCATATCCTGGCATTACGTCATCATCGCCTCCGCGATCGGCACGGGCGCTATGCTCATTCCCACCATTTTCCTGTACAAGGAGCCCATCGAGCCGCGCAAGGAGAAGGAATCCTTCGGCACGGTCATTCGGGAAATTCTGGGCAAGCTCTGGATGGTGGTCACGGACTGGCGTTTCATTCTGTTCATTTTTATTTACTCCTGGTTCTGGATTCTGTATTTCCAGATGTTCGACAGTGTACTCTGGTACGTCAAAGCCTTTGTTGACGCTTCACCATTGAACGGCTTCATACAGGGGACCTTCGGCATCAACTGGAGCTTCGATGTGGAGCACGTGACCGTGATCAACGCCGGCACCATCATCCTGTTGCAACTCTTCATATCACGCATCGTGAGCAAAACGAAGGCTTTGCCCACCATGATCACCGGCATCTCTCTCGGCACACTGGGCATGGCCATTCTGGCGATCAACACCAATATCTGGGTTTTCATGGCCGGCATTATCATTTTCTCCATTGGGGAAATGACCGCGCATCCGAAGTTCATCAGCTATCTCGGTCTTATCGCTCCTCCCGACAAGAAAGCGACGTACATGGGCTTCGGCTTCCTTTATGGCGCCTTCGGTTCGCTTATCGGCGGCGTACTCGGTGCGAAGCTGTACGTGTTGTTCATCGATAATCCGATGATCAACTTTGTCCGTTCCGTGGCGGTGGAGAGGGGATTCGGCGATTTCCCGGTCAAAGCGACGATTGATCAGGCCCTGGAGATCGGGGCGCAGCTCGGTCTCACGAAAACCGATATCTCGGCCCACGCCTACACCTCGGAGTTGTGGCTGGTGTTCAGCTGCATCGGCGTCGTCTGTATCGTTGGCTTGCTGCTGTATCAGAAATTCATTGGTGCACGTACGGCAAGTACGTAG
- the amrA gene encoding AmmeMemoRadiSam system protein A, which produces MISATEQRRLAPDILRTARTVIEARVRGDRTVTPPDVPENIIASGVFVTVRVDGALRGCIGFVEISVPFSIALAEAASRAAMEDTRFEPVERSELPRLRVEVTLLGPLEDIHGPEDIELGKHGIRIDHDGRRGLLLPQVATEHHWTAEEFLSALCRKAYLPLDTWRSGRARLSRFCGIVFREEDVSDIVQSAQDTRTT; this is translated from the coding sequence ATGATATCAGCCACTGAACAGCGGCGCCTCGCTCCCGACATTCTCCGCACCGCGCGCACGGTCATCGAGGCGCGTGTACGCGGGGATCGCACGGTAACCCCGCCGGATGTGCCCGAAAACATCATCGCGAGTGGCGTGTTCGTGACGGTACGTGTGGACGGTGCACTTCGAGGGTGCATCGGTTTTGTGGAGATCAGCGTACCTTTCAGCATCGCGCTCGCGGAAGCTGCATCGCGCGCAGCGATGGAAGACACACGTTTCGAGCCTGTTGAGCGCAGCGAGCTTCCCCGGCTGCGCGTCGAGGTGACCCTGCTCGGTCCTCTCGAGGATATTCATGGGCCGGAAGATATTGAACTCGGCAAGCATGGTATTCGCATAGACCATGACGGCCGACGGGGATTACTGCTCCCGCAGGTGGCGACGGAGCATCACTGGACCGCAGAGGAATTTCTCTCGGCCCTCTGCCGCAAGGCGTACCTTCCACTGGACACGTGGAGAAGCGGTCGTGCACGTCTCTCGCGCTTTTGCGGCATAGTCTTCCGTGAGGAGGACGTTTCAGACATCGTGCAATCAGCACAGGACACGAGGACCACATGA